The following nucleotide sequence is from Aspergillus nidulans FGSC A4 chromosome I.
ACATGGTAGAGCTGCGCTGAACACCCTCGGTATCAAGAAAATCTTTGATCTACGTCGTGTCGATGAGCGCATCAAGAATCCCAGCCCTGTCATTGACGGCGTCGACGTTGTATGGATTCCGTACGCAGAAGGGGGTGCCCGGCCGGCAACTGTCCGGAACCTTGAAGGGTCCATGGAACAGGTTGTGGAAATGTACATGGGATATCTGGAGACGCATGCGCCGATCTACAAGGCCGTCTTTGAGCACATTCGGGACGAGCCAGAGACGCCATTTCTCTTCCACTGTTCTGGTGAGTCTCGTACCAACCGGATGCTAGAAggaataaaaagaaagaaagaaagaaagaaaaactaATGGAGATGGATGGCTTAGCCGGGAAAGACCGCACCGGTGTTCTCGCAGCCTTAATCCATCGGCTGGCAGGAAGCTCCAACGAGGCCCTTATCCTCGACTTCACACTAACCCGCGTTGGACTTGAGCCGGGTCGCGCGGCGCTCctgaagatgatgcaaaGTGTGTACGGCGAGTCAGTGCTCGACAACCCGGTCCTGCCGGTGGTCTGGGGAGTTCACGGTACCGGCATGGTGGCGTTCTTGGAGGCTCTCGACGAAGATTATGGTGGAGTGACTGGGTATCTGAAGAACGCACTTGGATTTTCGGACAATGACCTCGAGGTCATGAAGGCGAACCTTTTACTGAATCCAGAGTCGGGCAGTCGCCTGTGATACAACCTGAGAGGAAGCTGTAGGATGTGTTACTATCACTTTTATTATCTGAGCCCAGCTAGTTATGCAGGCGCATGCACGGTCGCTCTTTCTATTTTGGGTAGCAAATATGCATGTCACTAAATTATGCTCTCCACTAATGTCATGCACGTGACTTTGCTCGGCGGTGGAACTCGGCCCGACAATATTTTCTTGCTCTCTTCCAAGCCGCTACTTATCGCAGCAAATCCTCACGCCGGGTTGTCGGACTCTCCTTTCAGTACAGTAGAGCTTGACCGCTATACATCTTTTGCCACAATGGGTATTGCAAAGAAAACCAAGAAGTTCGCGCAGGTCTGTCAGCACCAAACTCGAATTTTGACCGGAGACAGTCGCTGATACTCAGCAGATGAAGCGCACGATCAAAGCCCGCGACGAACGACTCAAGAAACCAGAACCGCCGAAGAAAAAGCCTGACGAGATCGTCCGCCATGTCCAAACCGCTCCAACAAATCTGTTCTTCGCTGCGAACACTGCTCTCGGTCCCCCTTATCGTGTCCTGGTCGACACCAACTTCGTCTCCCACGCTATCCGCGCGAAGCTCGATTTACtcccggcgatgatggattTGTGCGTGGATATCTGGCTTCTACTGGATTTCATATGCTGACGCGGTTGGTTTAGATTGTATGCGAAGTGTATCCCGACGTTCACGGACTGCACGATTGCGGAATTAGAAAAGCTGGGTGACAAGTACCGTCTGGCGTTGAGGGTTGCAAAGGATCCGCGCTGGGAGCGGGTCAAGTGCTCGCACAAGGGCACCTATGCCGATGACTGTCTCGTTGATAGGGTGAGTTCGCCCGTCTCTGAACTCTTTGGGTCCGCGATCCGCTAACGCATGACAGGTAACGAAACACCGCATCTACCTCGTCGCAACAAACGATAAAGATCTTTGTCGCCGACTCCGCAAGATTCCCGGTGTGCCAATCATGAAAGTTGCCCGAGGAAAGTTCACAATTGAGAAGCTGCCGGACGCTTTGGATTAGCGGCATCGCCATTCGGTTGCTTCTCGACATCTACAGCATATCGCCGATGCTGTCTCCCACCCTGCATTTGCCGCAGTTCAGGTCCTGCGATTATCGGATGTGTTCTCTTATGACTTCGTATTGCAACCGCCGATCCATCGCACAGTCCGCCCGTGGGCAGGACGCAGTTCCGAAGAGACTTGACACTGGTAATGGGCCAATTGAACGGAATGTAAATTCGTTATGGGCTTGTGGTGGCTGAGTATCTAGCAAGGCACACAGGAGTGAAGGCTGACCAGGCTGCTCCAATCTAAAGAATGGAAAAATATCCGTTTACATCTCCAAAATCTCCACTATTCCAGTACTAGTGTAGTTCCGCTCCATTTTTTATTGTAAACTCGTAGCATCATATGATTTTTCTTCGAATAGCAGCCCTTCTAGTCTTACAGTGCTTGGGCTGATGAAAGATTGCTATCGATGATTCCAATTGAGTCACCTCCGAGCATCGGAGGAACCGCTTATCAGCCTCGTCAGCGGGGATTCTTAATCTCCCCTCATCGCCCAGTAATTCATCGACTTTGCCAGAATCAACTGTCAAAGATCAAAAAGAATGTCAGAAAAAGAGACAATTGTAGTCATTGGGTAAAAAGTCCCCACCAAACACCATATAACCAGGGACTGACCTTCCCAGCGCCGGTGTTATCGGGCTCTCTACAGCCCTCCACCTTCAACAATTCATCTCCCCCTCACAACAAATCCTCATTGTCGCCCGCGACTGGCCCAGCACCACGTCCGTCAACTATGCCTCGCCTTGGGCCGGCGCCCATTACCGCCCCGTCCCTGGCTCCTCGCCGCAAGCCCTCCGCGAGGAGAAGCAGGCCCGCCGCACATATGACCATTTCAAACACGAAGCGAAAGTGCCAGGCTCCGGCGTCGAGTGGACAGAAGGCATTGAGCACCTGGAATCTCCGCCACCGGAATACCTTACCGAGAATGCTCTCGAGAACTACACACACCTCGACGGGTTTCGGCAGTTACAACCAAGCGAACTTCCAGAGGGCGTCAAGTGGGGCGTGCGCTACAATACATTCACGATCAACTCGCCTGTTTACTGTGCTTACATGCTGAGAAGGTTTGTGCTGAAGGGTGGGCTCGTGAAGGAGTATTCGCTTGCCAACGTACAGGAGGCGTTCTATCTTGCCGAAAATGTACGGACCGTGGTGAACTGCTCTGGGCTTGGGTTTGGAGACCCAAAGTCGTTTATTATCCGGGGTAAATCATCCCACGGCTTGAATGACGGTTATTCCTGCGCTAACCTGGCATACCAGGCCAAACTTGCCTCGTCCGCAACTCCTGCTCTGTGACGCTCACCCGTCAGAACTCTGACGGCTCCTGGTCCTTTTGCGTTCCCCGCCCTCTGGAGGGTGGTACCATCATCGGCGGAACGAAACAACCGCACGACTGGGACCCAAACCCGTCGCTGGAGACGCGAGAGACTCTGCTCCGCAATGCGAGCAAATGGTTCCCGTTCACACCAGCGAGCGGCGGCAAGTTCGATGTCATCCGTGATATTGTTGGACGTCGTCCAGCGCGCCAGGGAGGAATGCGAATCGAGGTTGAGAAAGTTGGTGATGGGAAGACTATCGTCCATGGATACGGtgctgctggacgaggtTATGAAATATCTTGGGGAGTTGCGGAGGACGTCGTGAAACTGATCAGGGAGGAGGGCCTGGTGCCAGAAAGAGCATCGCTTTAGGTAAAGGATTACCTTTACGCCCAAACGATGGCTCATAGTATATAAGCACCAAACACATTTTGTACTGATAAGCATTTTAGGCTGGCACGTGCTAATGCACCTTatggaaatatatattttgaccCAGCAATGACGATATCACCACAACGCTACTTAGTTTTTCACTCTGCCGCCCAGCGAGCGAATAGCTGAATTTGAGATTTAGACTTCAAAATGGCATGGTCTCACGCATTTCTCACCGTTTCCCAGCTATCGAGAATTCCCAGGTTTCCGAGTTACGGTTCCGTAGCAATTGTGATTAAGAAGAATGGTCTGATCGGCTAGGTTGGATAAACTGTGAGAACAATTATTGCAATATATCGTTTAGCTCCTTGAAGTCTGCGTGCCAAGTAGATTTGCCTTTCTCCGTACTCATGCTGTGGTGCTTACCCAGACTCCTCTCCCTACAATTTCCCTTGCCACACCGCAACTACCGCTCGTGTGACGCGAAACATAATCTTTTTCACTAGTCTATATACCGAGGTATAGCAGTAAAGACATACCAATGGTACTTGTACTAGATCGATACTTCTTATATCTTCAACCCGTGAGCTACGCCTATGGCATAACAGGCACTATCTGCTCTCTCTATAACAACCTCAGCCGCACAGCGACACAACAAGCAATGAGGATGACCGAAGCAAAGACTCCTACAATTCCAAAGAACCATGCCAACGACTCGACTTCCTGCCCCGGCACCGTGACATTCATCCCAAACAGCCCCGTGATCATTTGCAGCGGCACAAATATCGTGGCGAGCACGGTCACCTTGCTCAGTCCATTGTTCAATCGGACACTCAGCCGCATATTGTTTACCCCGGTCTGTGCAAGGAAGTTCGATTGCAGGCGACTCGTGATTTCATCCAAGTGCGCCAGCTCCCCAAGGATCGTCACTAGATGGTCCTGGACGTCGCTTAAGTAGACGAGCAGATCTCCCTCTGGGAATGTATGTTGTAAGGCCTTTGTCTGGCACCGCTTGAGGAAACCGTTGAGTACATCCGATTTGCCTGACAATGAGTGCGTGAGGTGGTTGATCCGCTTGCGGATACTGTAGATTCGCAGCATCAACGGCGCCATGTCATCGTCGCGGGCTGTGAAGATCTCGTCTTGGATAGACTCGGACTGCCGCGAGATAGTGTCCATATATGGCGCAAAGCTGTCGATTACGTCGTCACTGTAGAGTGTCAGTATATACATAATTCAAAGGAGATTGAAGTTGGAGTGTGCAGGTTGGGAAAGATGGCCAGATGGAGTGCGGAAAACGTACAACATCGCGTAGCAGATCCAGTCACTTGAGAGCACGGACGGATCATGGAGTCTCGAGATTCGACTTCGAACGCGAGATGCGTGCTCGCATCCACCGGCGGAAAAGGTCACTGTGCCCTCACTGAACACCAAGATGTAGAGCATCGTCATACCAGAAGGCgtcggaggaagatgctcttgctgctttggctctgcaTTATCATCGTCAAGCGGCGATGTCAAAGTCCGAAGCGAGATGAGATAGTAGCCCGGGAATGTCTCAATCTTCTGGCGCGGTTCCTGCAGGGCGATGTCCTCGACCGTTAGAGGGTGGATAGAGAACCTGCGAGCCACAGCGGCCACGTCTGTTTCTGTGGCATCGTGGACGTCAAGCCACCAGGTACCTGCAGCTGAACTTTCATTTATACTGTCAAACTCCGGGGCCAGTTCTTCCCATTGTGAAGCTTGTTTTATCTGCTGCGTCTGGCAGGAGAAGTGTGTGAACCGGGAGACCTTTTTAGCGGCCATCTCCAATTAGGCTGCAGCGAAATTTGCAGGGTAAAATATTGAAAAGCCCCATCCAACCGTGTTGATCGACTTGACTCATGTATTTCTTCCATATGTGAAGGTTGCAGGAGGGAACAAATCAGCAAGGAAAGGCTCTTGGTTGGGAAGACGACGATACCGAAACCAAGATGTTATCCCAGCCAGCCCTAGGAAAAATGGGTACATATAAATATTTCCCCTGGGCCGGGgattttcttcatccacccTGATTGGACTATGTAGCCCTGCAGGGCTGAGACTGTGGATGAAGTCCACTCGGCTACCCTATCTAGTGCATTCTTGACTCTTCGACCCCACTGGCTGGTGCCTCGCAGTATACCAGGCAGCACAATTCAATCGGCAATTCCCACTTGACGCCGACGCCTCTCGAAGAGTCGGCCAAGATAGCAGATGCCTTGTCGAGGAGCAGGTCTGATTCTTCCCTGTATCTCATTATTTCACATCACTGAACCCTTCCGAGTATGTATTTTCTACAGCCGCTTCACACCTTTGCACGTGAACCAGTAtagattgaagaggagagtaTTTTGAGATGGCTAGCTTTGTTGTGTAAGCTCGCTCGCATTTCATTTTAGAAAGCTTAAGCTTCGTTTCCGAGACCTTACTGACGCTAGTCTCGCGTGTAGCCGGCTTGTGAGGACGATTTTGAGTGCCGTGTGGCTATTTCTCCTTCGGCCACTGGGGATGTTTATAATAACCGGCGGTGTCATTACCCTATTTCGATATCTCCTCTCTGCATGGGGCATGGCAGACTCCAACTACGACTTGTTATAGCCAGTAGGGACCTTCTTTCCCATCTGGAGACACCAAATTAACCCACGGTTGTTACAGAGGTCGCCGTTGCCGCATACAGCATCTGACGAAAAGTCAGGTTTTTTGTTTTACTAGCACTATGGCAAGTGCAGACCAGCCAGAAGATAATAAAAGCCTAACTAAGCGTACGGGATGAAGTGAGGAATTTGAGAAGGCTCTATGCTGTTCCATAAGATGATCCCGTCCGGCGGGCCCTATGTAGAGAGATTATCATGTATCCATATCAATCCTCAAGCCTCCCCCCACACAACCTCTCCGATCAATTCTAACAGATATCGCTCGCGATGATCTAGTAGAGTTTGAGCTTCTTTATGTAGGAATCGCCGGGTCTCCTGCTCCATCCGAGCCCTCTCAGCGTCTGATCCAACCGTCAAGTCTTCGACGGAGACGGTGAGTCTCCCTGGCGCGGCGAACAGTCGGTAATCGGACCAGCTTTGTAGAAGAGACATCGAGAACGATTGAAGCATCTGGTTCTCGCTGATGAATGTGAGGTTAGTCTTCAAGGATCCAGCATCAGCAAGGTGCTGGAGTCTGCTCCGTACTCCTTCCACGGCCGCCAGCGAAGCCAGAATCTCGACCGCGCCGTCATCTTCACCTTGatgcttctcctctgccGCTTTCCTATCTTGTAGATTGAGTAGGACCGGTCGATCGTAGCCGagcttcatcctccagaaCAGATTGCTGGCGATCATGACAATAACGCAAGGAATCAGTACAACGTACCCCCACCACATCCTTGCGGTCACCATAGATGCCATCCCAGACACTAGGCCGGTCATTCCATTGACTGCTGCATGCCACTGAAACCTGCGCACCCGGTGCCGGAGTTTTGCTCGGATGCTCTGCACGGTCGGATCACGCTCGCAGGCAACGTACCGGAGCTGGAACCGGTAGACCAGATAGGCCGACCAGAACGCGTTCAGGACGCCGAACAGAGCAGCGCAGCCGTTGCCGATGAAGCCAGAGAGCAAGTTGCTGGCCTGGAAGACGCGGTGGTTGGCGCCCCAGATAGCCATAATTGTGCCCGTGCCCACCAGTAAAGCGCCGACTCCGAGGAAGAGGTCCATAAGCATGCGATCAATAGCCTCGGTGCCCAGCTCGCGCGCGTTCACGCCCAGTATAGCTGATGTCTTTTCATTGCGAAACGTGATGGACTGAAGTGCTCTGCGTTCTGAATACAGGAGCGACACGTTCCTCCAGCTAAGATACAGGTCCCTCGCGGCAACAAGAGAGACGAGGAGCGCGATAGGACCACCGATAGCCATGAGGATCATCGCATGGCGAGGCACCGGGATCTCGTTCCATACGTTCGCCGCAAAATCGCCGGCATTGGCGAGCTCGAGGTATCCCACCCCGGCGAGAAGGTTGTTCTTGAGCGCTGGATGACCGACGACACGGAATCTTCCTCGTCTAGAACGTTCGAGAGCGATTGTTGTCCGGTCCATCGTGCGTGGTGAGGACTGCAGTGGTATTCCCCGTGGCGGCTGCCATAAAACTGgccggcgacgacgacgagggtctgggaaggaaggaaCGGGCCAGGAAGCCAGGAGGGTGCACTGAAGAACTTGGCATCGCCCTGTAGGGCTGAGCCGATTACCCGGCGGAGTATGCACTGGGAACTGCTCAAGTTACAGTGGAGAAAGATTATTTGCTTACTGGTGGGCCTGATGCTAGGCATCACCATTTCATGTACCATTCACCCATCTCTCGCCTGGAAATCCTAGTACACGCAAACGCCTCATTGGCCTCTCAGTATGCCACTGCTCCCTTGCAAGGTAATGGCCTAGAGCAACCGACCCCTTGCTCTTCCACGCGTGTCCGCTGGCTTTTACTATGCGTCCTGAGACCAATTGGGCCTGAGTATCTATAACTCTAGAATGACTATGCACTATTTAGAGCCTTCTTTGGAGTTTTTTCGTATTGGGGCAGATAATAGTTGAGATAGCGTAGGGTTCGAATGTCATAGCACGAACGGATGGGATGCGGGAATAGGGCGCTGACGCAGGAGCCTGCATTTCCAATAGTATAAATCAACGAAACAGAACTGACGAAGTATAATATGTTCCATCAGCGACCAGCAAGCCCTGGTTCATTGCGACGGCATAGTCTAGTGTGGATCGGCCAGCAGAAATTTTTTGCCCtcacttcttctgcttcttctagAAGGTGTGTTCCGGTGATGAAGCTCGCAACGCGGCTTCCAGGATCTTCACGGCATGGCCGTTTCCCAACAGTCTGGGCCTTGCGACCGGGTCCTGTGTAATAGCGATGTGCGGATCTGAATCGGCCCGGCAAGGTCGTGGGCCCGCTGGTGCAGACATAAGGCCCCAAATATATGGAGTTGCCCCTTGGCCTAGCCCCCCTGATTCGCCTTATATTTTAGCAACGTCTTTTGTGGTGCGATACTGTTATCACAAGATTGGCTCGGTATATGCCGTAAGATCCTGCTACGGAGCGTTTGCGCGAATCTGGACATGTGACAAGCTCTGCTGTGGCCGCAGTCGGAAGATACTTCAACCTGACAACAAAGGTCTGGCGCGCTCGCCGATCACAGTATGGGCTATGACACCGGCGGTTGAAGGAGTGAGGTTCCTACATTGCTGGACGAGGGCCTCTAATAGAAGGGACCCTCACTCACGGTCAATCGCAGCTGACATTGAGGGGATATCGATCTCAGAAAGAGATCAGCGGTTTGGGGATATCACGCGAATGGTTTCAAGCTGCGCTGCTGAGAGGCATTCCACATATACCCGACCCTCCTCACATATATTGCCCGGCGCCTGGGGGAGTGCGGCAACGGAAACGCTTACGGATGTCGGTCAGGATGCGCCGACATGCTGACCCTCGCTCGTGGACAGTAGAACAACGTTATGAAATTGCGACTGAGAACGGCCAGCTAGCACCAGCAAAATATACTCTTAGTCGGCGCATAATAGCGACACACATAAACCACGTCCTATGACGAAAGGCGTGGGTTTAGAGGTGGCGGCTGGCGGAGTTTAGATAGATGCTGACAGATACGCGCATAGGTGTCCCTTTATTTAGGCAAGAGGGCTCTCACCGGGGCTAGTGTCGTGGTTTGAGCGTCTGGAAAGCAGGTTCGGACACTCTTTCCATAAGGCTGATGTTGCGGAATCCCGGGCCTAGAGAAATTCCCTCCAGAGAAACTACCTTATAGGGCGTTTGTCGTGATCAATGTACAACGATGAACATAAGGAGCGCGGTATTTGAACCTGACTCTTCAAATTACGATGGATTTGTAGCACTATTTACCGAGCTGTGGCTATGTAATGATGAACCACGCGAGGAGATAGTCGCCAATCACCATAaaaccatccaccagcaTCAAGAAGTTAGCAGATGGAACGatctgccttctcctcgagctccacAAGGTTTTTGTTTCCATTGCTCGCAGCCGATCTCACAATGGCACATGGCGTTTGCCGCACATGGCACGAGGTCATCTCGCGCAGCCGGGTCCTCCAGCGGAGAATCTTCTTCCAAACAGGTATACCCTGTCTACTGTCTGAGTGAATGATACCTGTCGACTTCAGCTACCTCCTGTGAGTGATGTCCCGGGCCTTCTAGCCCCACGACGAAACACTCGATCGGAGAACGCTTGCATCGGAACAAGCCGCGAGTCCTGCCCGCCCGGCCAGACATGCTGCAATTGAAAATCCAGACCAGTAGCCGGACAGTTTGCGTCAGGAGGCTTCCTGGCGCCGCATTTCCCTTGTGGCCCAGCGCCGCAgctggcgaggatggatATCTGGCGTGCTGCGCGGGCGACATGATATCCGCGACCGTTGCACCCCAGCAACGGTCAGGTAATTAGAGCATGGGGTCACAGACGGGACTGCTCTTGAACGACATTATTTTCGTTATTGCAATAATTTATATGGCTGGTTCATCGCCGCGTGGTAGAGGAACGGAATCGACATGGAGTCGAAGGCgaacaagaaaaaaagcGTTCTCTGGAGTGGCGCGTCAAGACCGAGTACCAGTGGGAGTATATCTTAGTGTGAGGAAGTATACCCTACAGCGGGATTGAAGGTGGTTGATTATAAGGATGTTGTGGTGTACGTTGAGGACGACAAGTCTCtcatggatatggacgatGTGCGGCTGGGCGTGCGCAGGAGGAACTCGGCCAGGAAAAGAGTATATGCGCCGGGGACAACAATGAATAAAGGACCGAGAAATCCCGAGATCCATTGTTCTGGCTGTGCACGGCGCTTTAGAACAAGACTTGGGATCTCCTCGACTGATATTCTGCATTGCTCATTCGTTTTGAGGGAAAGGTACCAAGTCATGCCTAACAACCCGACAAGTCCTGTTGTGGCAGGGTACAGAGCCTCCCAATGGCATTGAATCAGTCAGCCACTAGAAGACCCCA
It contains:
- a CDS encoding uncharacterized protein (transcript_id=CADANIAT00007753); amino-acid sequence: MDRTTIALERSRRGRFRVVGHPALKNNLLAGVGYLELANAGDFAANVWNEIPVPRHAMILMAIGGPIALLVSLVAARDLYLSWRNVSLLYSERRALQSITFRNEKTSAILGVNARELGTEAIDRMLMDLFLGVGALLVGTGTIMAIWGANHRVFQASNLLSGFIGNGCAALFGVLNAFWSAYLVYRFQLRYVACERDPTVQSIRAKLRHRVRRFQWHAAVNGMTGLVSGMASMVTARMWWGYVVLIPCVIVMIASNLFWRMKLGYDRPVLLNLQDRKAAEEKHQGEDDGAVEILASLAAVEGVRSRLQHLADAGSLKTNLTFISENQMLQSFSMSLLQSWSDYRLFAAPGRLTVSVEDLTVGSDAERARMEQETRRFLHKEAQTLLDHRERYLLELIGEVVWGEA
- a CDS encoding FAD-dependent oxidoreductase (transcript_id=CADANIAT00007751), translating into MSEKETIVVIGAGVIGLSTALHLQQFISPSQQILIVARDWPSTTSVNYASPWAGAHYRPVPGSSPQALREEKQARRTYDHFKHEAKVPGSGVEWTEGIEHLESPPPEYLTENALENYTHLDGFRQLQPSELPEGVKWGVRYNTFTINSPVYCAYMLRRFVLKGGLVKEYSLANVQEAFYLAENVRTVVNCSGLGFGDPKSFIIRGQTCLVRNSCSVTLTRQNSDGSWSFCVPRPLEGGTIIGGTKQPHDWDPNPSLETRETLLRNASKWFPFTPASGGKFDVIRDIVGRRPARQGGMRIEVEKVGDGKTIVHGYGAAGRGYEISWGVAEDVVKLIREEGLVPERASL
- a CDS encoding tyrosine-protein phosphatase (transcript_id=CADANIAT00007749) — translated: MALSYNLQDLIATDIATALPKDAVTEVISQAPFASVPGIFNLRDISGADSPLYPFSVNLRTGLVYRAGAPASTFTEHGRAALNTLGIKKIFDLRRVDERIKNPSPVIDGVDVVWIPYAEGGARPATVRNLEGSMEQVVEMYMGYLETHAPIYKAVFEHIRDEPETPFLFHCSAGKDRTGVLAALIHRLAGSSNEALILDFTLTRVGLEPGRAALLKMMQSVYGESVLDNPVLPVVWGVHGTGMVAFLEALDEDYGGVTGYLKNALGFSDNDLEVMKANLLLNPESGSRL
- a CDS encoding rRNA-processing FCF1 family protein (transcript_id=CADANIAT00007750), which gives rise to MGIAKKTKKFAQMKRTIKARDERLKKPEPPKKKPDEIVRHVQTAPTNLFFAANTALGPPYRVLVDTNFVSHAIRAKLDLLPAMMDLLYAKCIPTFTDCTIAELEKLGDKYRLALRVAKDPRWERVKCSHKGTYADDCLVDRVTKHRIYLVATNDKDLCRRLRKIPGVPIMKVARGKFTIEKLPDALD
- a CDS encoding magnesium transporter CorA family protein (transcript_id=CADANIAT00007752) — its product is MAAKKVSRFTHFSCQTQQIKQASQWEELAPEFDSINESSAAGTWWLDVHDATETDVAAVARRFSIHPLTVEDIALQEPRQKIETFPGYYLISLRTLTSPLDDDNAEPKQQEHLPPTPSGMTMLYILVFSEGTVTFSAGGCEHASRVRSRISRLHDPSVLSSDWICYAMFDDVIDSFAPYMDTISRQSESIQDEIFTARDDDMAPLMLRIYSIRKRINHLTHSLSGKSDVLNGFLKRCQTKALQHTFPEGDLLVYLSDVQDHLVTILGELAHLDEITSRLQSNFLAQTGVNNMRLSVRLNNGLSKVTVLATIFVPLQMITGLFGMNVTVPGQEVESLAWFFGIVGVFASVILIACCVAVRLRLL